The following proteins are co-located in the Corynebacterium aquilae DSM 44791 genome:
- a CDS encoding gamma carbonic anhydrase family protein: MNAHIPEPIIIPINGKTPKIHPTAFIAPGATIIGDVEIGADSSVFYGCVLRGDIGPIRIGERSNIQDNSTMHVDADAPCTIGNDVTVGHMALLHGTTIGDGTLVGMKATCLSHSVVGKGSLIAAGAVVLEGQEIPDKSLAAGVPAKVRRELSDEQSGSFIPHAGRYVDTARAHREQIAQLRDPNHAQH, encoded by the coding sequence ATGAACGCACACATCCCCGAACCCATCATCATCCCCATCAACGGAAAAACCCCCAAAATCCACCCCACCGCCTTCATCGCGCCCGGAGCCACCATCATCGGCGACGTAGAAATCGGAGCAGACTCCTCCGTGTTCTACGGATGCGTCCTCCGCGGCGATATCGGCCCCATCCGCATCGGCGAGCGCAGCAACATCCAAGACAACTCCACCATGCACGTCGACGCCGACGCCCCCTGCACCATCGGCAACGACGTCACCGTCGGCCACATGGCCCTACTCCACGGCACCACCATCGGCGACGGCACCCTCGTCGGCATGAAAGCCACCTGCCTGTCCCACTCAGTCGTCGGCAAAGGCTCCCTCATCGCCGCCGGAGCAGTCGTACTCGAAGGCCAAGAAATCCCCGACAAATCCCTCGCCGCAGGCGTGCCCGCCAAAGTGCGCCGCGAACTATCCGACGAACAATCCGGATCCTTCATCCCACACGCCGGCCGCTACGTAGACACCGCCCGCGCACACCGAGAACAAATCGCCCAACTGCGCGACCCAAACCACGCACAACACTAA